In a single window of the Tellurirhabdus bombi genome:
- the dapA gene encoding 4-hydroxy-tetrahydrodipicolinate synthase — MDTRFHGVGVAIVTPFNNDLSIDFDGFGRVVQHISDGGVNYIVLQGTTGESPTVTKTEKKQLLQYLKEHNSKNLPIVYGVGGNVTPDVVATIKDTDFEGVDAILSVCPYYNKPGKKGVIEHFTRIADASPVPVILYNIPPRTGINMSPETICTLAEHPNIIGVKEASCVIEQCMEIARDKPDDFLLISGDDVQAVPIISIGGVGVMSVIANAFPTRFTGMVNAALQGDFRFAQKELGHFLRIDPLLYEEGNPVGVKKILEILGFISSNVRLPLYPGSDDLGERMKVVLQQDNLVELVA; from the coding sequence ATGGATACGCGTTTCCATGGCGTTGGGGTTGCCATTGTTACCCCGTTTAATAACGACTTAAGCATTGATTTTGACGGCTTTGGTCGCGTTGTGCAGCATATATCGGATGGTGGTGTAAACTACATCGTGTTGCAAGGTACCACCGGTGAATCGCCAACGGTTACAAAGACAGAAAAGAAGCAGCTTCTCCAATACCTCAAGGAACATAATTCAAAAAATTTGCCCATCGTGTATGGCGTTGGCGGAAACGTTACCCCCGACGTGGTGGCCACTATCAAGGACACTGATTTCGAAGGCGTAGACGCTATTTTATCGGTTTGCCCTTATTACAACAAACCCGGTAAAAAAGGTGTAATTGAGCATTTTACGCGCATTGCCGATGCGAGTCCCGTGCCGGTTATTCTGTATAATATTCCGCCTCGGACGGGCATCAATATGTCGCCCGAAACCATCTGCACACTGGCGGAACATCCCAATATCATTGGCGTGAAAGAAGCGTCCTGCGTGATTGAGCAATGCATGGAGATTGCGCGGGATAAGCCAGACGATTTTCTACTGATTTCGGGCGATGATGTACAGGCAGTACCCATCATCAGTATTGGTGGTGTTGGCGTTATGTCGGTCATTGCCAATGCATTCCCTACTCGCTTTACGGGCATGGTTAACGCTGCGCTACAAGGTGATTTCCGCTTCGCGCAGAAAGAACTGGGGCACTTCCTCCGCATCGACCCGCTGCTGTATGAAGAAGGAAATCCGGTAGGTGTGAAGAAAATTCTGGAAATTTTAGGGTTTATTTCTTCCAACGTCCGTTTACCGCTTTACCCAGGTTCAGATGATTTAGGGGAGCGCATGAAAGTGGTTTTGCAACAGGATAACCTGGTTGAGTTGGTGGCCTGA
- a CDS encoding FtsX-like permease family protein, whose amino-acid sequence MIRNYVKTAFRSLLKDKTYAVLNIVGLALGLACGLLIYLFVQFHWQTDVFHANANRIYRVVLDIHSKDGSVEHEPGVSIAVPDALQNHFAAIENTASLMYLKEPTLQIQRSGGEPERFIERAGVAYASAGLLEMFDYQFVKGNPATALREPGSVVLTERQAQKYFGSEEVLGKIIRINNAADLTVTGLIRSFPANSDLKAEVLVSLPTLKTLNPKYEMQNLTWIGGARSVFVQLPEQVNRQVIEAYLPQFVDKYLGKQNFSHWHFHLQPLRDMHFDERYGGEIRKPLLWALSLVGFFLIGIACINFINLSTAQALRRAKEVGVRKALGGAKSQIFWQFITEAACLVLLATLIAIPVIMQVLPLLNGWMNSALTLNLTDPELLLFLLTLVAVVILVAGSYPALLLARFSPLLAMKSKISGQKLGGFSVRKILVVAQFSVSQAFIIGAIVVMTQMNYFQKADMGFDQDAIVRVRIPGGDGGKRAPFREELLQNPSVQTVSFHALPPADNTNNSGYVKFNQRAEFEPFLVQDRWGDAQYLALYGLQLAAGRNFVERDSTTEFIVNEEFVKSLGVHRLEDVLGKRLQSDNTGQEGTIVGVVRNFHQKSLQNPIEPCVIYSSPQLHNQAGIRLSTTHMAASLESIQSALKKTFPDTAFTYEFVNERIAKLYEKEQTLWQLTRLFTLIATIICCLGLFGLVRFMAAQKTKEIGVRKVLGARNEDILWLFGKEFLGLVALSFLIVAPISGWFMSSWLQGFAYRISLSWWVFALTGLLALVLVLITVGFQSWRAATANPVKSLSRE is encoded by the coding sequence ATGATACGCAATTATGTAAAAACCGCTTTTCGTTCGCTGCTAAAAGACAAAACCTATGCAGTACTGAATATCGTAGGGCTAGCTTTGGGACTAGCGTGCGGCTTGCTGATTTACCTATTCGTCCAGTTTCACTGGCAGACGGATGTGTTTCATGCAAACGCGAATCGCATTTATCGGGTCGTGCTGGATATACATTCGAAAGATGGCAGTGTAGAGCACGAACCGGGCGTATCCATTGCCGTTCCCGATGCGTTGCAAAATCATTTTGCGGCCATTGAAAACACCGCATCGCTGATGTATTTGAAAGAACCCACGCTCCAGATTCAGCGGTCGGGGGGCGAGCCTGAACGTTTTATCGAGCGGGCCGGAGTCGCTTACGCCTCGGCGGGCTTGCTGGAAATGTTTGATTATCAGTTTGTAAAAGGCAATCCGGCAACGGCTCTGCGCGAACCCGGCAGCGTGGTTCTGACGGAGCGGCAAGCCCAGAAATACTTTGGAAGTGAGGAGGTATTAGGGAAAATAATTCGGATTAATAACGCGGCGGATTTAACCGTAACGGGCTTGATCCGAAGCTTTCCGGCGAACAGCGATCTAAAAGCCGAAGTGTTGGTGTCGCTGCCAACGCTTAAAACGCTGAATCCCAAGTATGAAATGCAGAACTTAACCTGGATTGGCGGCGCTCGCTCGGTATTTGTGCAGTTGCCCGAACAGGTTAATCGTCAAGTGATAGAAGCGTACTTGCCCCAGTTTGTCGATAAATACCTGGGAAAACAGAACTTCAGCCACTGGCATTTTCATTTGCAACCGCTCCGGGACATGCATTTTGACGAACGGTATGGGGGCGAAATTAGAAAGCCGCTGCTGTGGGCGTTGAGTCTGGTTGGCTTTTTCCTGATCGGGATTGCCTGCATTAATTTCATTAACCTCTCGACAGCCCAGGCTTTGCGGCGGGCCAAGGAAGTGGGCGTACGGAAAGCGTTGGGCGGCGCTAAAAGTCAGATTTTCTGGCAGTTCATTACTGAGGCGGCCTGTTTGGTGCTGCTTGCCACGCTGATCGCCATTCCGGTGATTATGCAGGTGCTGCCCCTGCTGAACGGGTGGATGAACAGTGCTTTGACGCTAAACCTTACCGATCCTGAACTACTGCTTTTTCTGCTCACTCTGGTTGCTGTTGTAATCTTGGTAGCGGGTAGTTACCCCGCGCTTTTGCTAGCTCGGTTTTCTCCGCTTTTGGCCATGAAAAGCAAAATTTCGGGACAAAAACTGGGTGGCTTTTCGGTGCGAAAAATATTGGTGGTGGCTCAATTCAGCGTTTCGCAGGCGTTTATCATTGGTGCCATTGTGGTGATGACGCAGATGAATTATTTCCAGAAAGCAGACATGGGGTTTGATCAGGACGCCATTGTACGGGTACGCATTCCGGGCGGTGATGGAGGTAAACGCGCGCCTTTTCGGGAAGAGTTGCTGCAAAATCCATCGGTTCAGACGGTTAGCTTTCACGCCCTTCCACCAGCAGATAATACCAACAACAGTGGGTATGTAAAATTTAATCAACGCGCTGAATTCGAGCCCTTTCTGGTTCAGGACCGTTGGGGTGATGCGCAGTATCTGGCTTTGTATGGATTACAACTGGCCGCCGGTCGGAATTTTGTAGAGCGGGATTCGACAACCGAATTTATTGTCAACGAAGAATTTGTGAAAAGCCTCGGGGTACATCGTCTGGAAGATGTGCTGGGCAAACGTCTGCAAAGCGACAACACGGGGCAGGAGGGAACCATTGTGGGTGTCGTGCGTAATTTTCACCAGAAGTCCCTCCAGAATCCGATTGAGCCCTGCGTCATTTATTCTTCCCCCCAACTCCATAACCAGGCAGGCATTCGGTTAAGTACTACGCATATGGCGGCGAGCCTGGAAAGCATTCAGAGTGCGCTCAAAAAAACGTTTCCCGATACGGCCTTTACGTATGAGTTTGTGAATGAGCGCATTGCCAAGCTCTACGAGAAAGAACAAACGCTCTGGCAGCTCACCCGACTTTTTACGCTAATTGCGACCATCATTTGTTGTTTGGGACTTTTTGGACTGGTGCGTTTTATGGCAGCGCAGAAGACAAAAGAAATTGGCGTGCGGAAAGTGCTTGGTGCAAGAAATGAGGACATTTTGTGGCTTTTTGGAAAGGAATTTTTGGGACTTGTGGCACTTTCTTTTCTCATCGTGGCTCCAATATCCGGCTGGTTCATGAGTAGCTGGCTGCAAGGGTTTGCGTACCGAATCTCGTTGAGCTGGTGGGTTTTTGCGCTAACGGGTTTACTTGCTCTGGTTTTGGTGCTGATCACTGTTGGTTTCCAATCGTGGCGGGCGGCAACGGCCAATCCGGTAAAAAGCCTGAGTCGGGAATAA
- the ligA gene encoding NAD-dependent DNA ligase LigA yields the protein MNPQARIKELTDLLNHYNYQYYQNSVSEVDDFTFDRMLEELTTLEQQYPADRRPDSPTQRVGGTISKEFPTVYHRFPMLSLGNTYSEADLIEFDNRVRKGLNGDTYEYICELKFDGVALSVTYEDGVLVRGVTRGDGVRGDDITPNIKTIRTLPLRVKADGLPPVFEVRGEGFLPLAEFERINKEREDIGEPLLANPRNAASGTFKMQDSAVVAQRRLDCFLYSFLSEPEVFQTHEESLNVLKSWGFNVSPTWRKCGTIEEVMAYIAEWDTRRFELPLGTDGIVIKVNRYDQQRELGFTAKSPRWAIAYKYKALAASTTLDGIQYQVGRTGAVTPVALLKPVLLAGTVVKRASLHNSNEIQRLGVMLHDTVFIEKGGEIIPKITSVDVSKRTALCEEIIYPTECPACNTRLYRREGEAHFYCPNEKYCPPQQQARFEHFIQRRAMNIESLGEGKIELLIDKGLVQSPADFYELTSEKLLGLEKTYEDLESGKKRVVSFRQKTVENILNAIERSKAQPFANVLFALGIRYVGLTTAEKLVDFFGSIDALAAAPLESLTSAPEVGPRIAQSVVEWFSDTDNRVYIERLRLAGLHMEAERKIVEREGSALEGKTVLYTGTFANFSREELEAKIAANGGKLLSGVSKKLNYLIVGESPGPSKVNKATQLNVPMISEEEFMRLIAG from the coding sequence ATGAATCCACAAGCGCGAATAAAGGAACTGACTGATTTACTGAACCATTATAATTACCAATACTACCAAAATAGCGTTTCGGAAGTAGACGACTTTACGTTTGACCGAATGCTGGAGGAGCTGACCACTTTGGAGCAGCAATACCCGGCTGACCGACGCCCCGACAGCCCGACCCAGCGCGTGGGAGGAACCATTTCTAAAGAGTTTCCGACTGTTTATCACCGCTTTCCGATGCTTTCGTTGGGGAATACGTATTCGGAAGCCGATTTAATTGAATTTGACAATCGCGTTCGGAAAGGTCTGAATGGGGATACCTACGAATACATTTGTGAGCTGAAATTCGATGGCGTAGCCTTGAGCGTCACCTACGAAGACGGCGTGCTGGTACGGGGCGTGACGCGGGGCGATGGGGTGCGTGGTGATGACATTACCCCGAACATAAAAACCATTCGTACGCTGCCGCTTCGGGTCAAGGCCGACGGGTTACCGCCCGTTTTCGAGGTACGGGGTGAAGGGTTTTTACCGCTGGCGGAGTTTGAACGCATCAATAAGGAACGCGAGGATATTGGTGAACCACTGCTGGCCAACCCCCGTAACGCGGCCTCCGGGACCTTCAAAATGCAGGATTCAGCCGTGGTAGCCCAACGGCGTCTGGATTGTTTTCTTTATTCGTTTCTGTCCGAGCCGGAAGTCTTTCAAACCCACGAAGAAAGCTTGAATGTTCTCAAAAGCTGGGGCTTTAATGTGTCGCCTACCTGGCGGAAATGCGGCACCATCGAAGAGGTGATGGCGTACATTGCCGAATGGGATACCAGACGGTTTGAGCTTCCTTTGGGTACGGACGGCATTGTAATCAAAGTCAACCGGTATGACCAGCAGCGGGAACTAGGCTTTACGGCAAAAAGTCCGCGCTGGGCTATTGCCTATAAGTACAAAGCCCTGGCTGCTAGTACAACGCTGGATGGTATCCAGTACCAGGTGGGTCGAACCGGAGCGGTTACGCCGGTGGCCCTGCTGAAGCCGGTTTTGCTGGCGGGAACGGTTGTCAAGCGGGCGTCGCTGCATAATTCCAACGAAATCCAGCGCCTGGGCGTTATGCTGCACGATACGGTTTTTATCGAAAAAGGGGGCGAGATCATTCCTAAAATAACGAGCGTTGACGTTAGCAAACGAACGGCACTCTGCGAAGAAATCATTTACCCCACTGAATGCCCGGCCTGTAACACTCGTTTGTACCGCCGGGAAGGGGAAGCGCATTTTTACTGCCCCAACGAAAAATATTGCCCACCGCAGCAACAGGCTCGTTTCGAGCATTTTATTCAGCGTCGCGCCATGAACATCGAGAGTCTTGGCGAAGGTAAAATCGAGTTGCTGATCGATAAAGGTCTGGTGCAGAGTCCGGCGGATTTTTATGAACTAACGAGCGAAAAGCTGCTGGGTCTGGAAAAAACCTACGAAGACCTTGAGAGTGGCAAAAAGCGAGTGGTGAGCTTTCGGCAGAAAACGGTAGAAAATATCCTGAACGCCATCGAGCGTTCCAAAGCGCAGCCGTTTGCCAATGTGCTGTTTGCGCTGGGAATCCGGTATGTGGGCTTGACAACGGCGGAAAAACTGGTCGATTTTTTCGGGAGTATTGATGCCCTAGCGGCGGCTCCGCTGGAAAGCCTGACGAGTGCTCCCGAAGTGGGACCGCGCATTGCCCAAAGCGTTGTCGAATGGTTTTCGGATACGGACAACCGGGTGTATATCGAACGATTGCGGTTGGCGGGTTTGCACATGGAAGCCGAACGGAAAATCGTTGAGCGGGAAGGCAGCGCTCTGGAAGGAAAAACCGTGCTGTATACGGGCACCTTCGCCAACTTCAGCCGGGAAGAACTGGAGGCGAAAATTGCCGCCAACGGGGGAAAACTGTTAAGTGGCGTTTCCAAAAAGCTAAACTACCTGATTGTCGGCGAAAGTCCGGGACCGTCGAAAGTAAACAAGGCCACACAACTGAACGTGCCTATGATTTCGGAAGAAGAGTTTATGCGCCTGATCGCTGGCTAA
- the rpe gene encoding ribulose-phosphate 3-epimerase, with protein sequence MSYPLIAPSILAADFANLQRDIEVLNNSEADWIHVDIMDGVFVPNISFGLPVCEAVHRHAKKPLDVHLMIVQPEQYVEAFAKAGATTITVHLEACTHLHRVLQQIRDLGCKAGVALNPHTSVRLLENVLHDLDMILLMSVNPGFGGQKFIEQTLPKTRQLRQMLQEAGSAALIEVDGGIDTSNAAALVEAGAHVLVAGSSVFRAENPADAIIRLKQVGQRAEA encoded by the coding sequence ATGTCCTACCCATTGATCGCTCCTTCCATTCTGGCCGCTGATTTTGCGAACCTCCAACGCGATATTGAAGTGCTCAATAACAGCGAAGCGGACTGGATTCATGTGGATATTATGGATGGCGTTTTTGTGCCTAATATTTCGTTTGGTCTTCCGGTTTGCGAGGCGGTTCACCGTCATGCCAAGAAGCCGCTCGATGTCCACCTGATGATTGTGCAACCGGAACAGTATGTGGAAGCCTTCGCCAAAGCGGGCGCTACGACTATTACCGTTCACTTGGAGGCCTGCACGCACCTGCACCGGGTTTTGCAACAAATCAGAGACTTGGGCTGCAAAGCGGGCGTTGCCTTGAATCCGCACACATCGGTTCGCCTGCTCGAAAACGTCCTGCATGATCTGGATATGATTTTGCTCATGTCGGTTAATCCCGGCTTTGGCGGTCAGAAATTTATTGAACAGACATTACCTAAAACCCGTCAGCTTCGGCAGATGCTCCAGGAAGCGGGCAGCGCTGCTTTGATCGAAGTTGACGGCGGTATCGATACAAGCAATGCAGCGGCTCTTGTGGAAGCAGGAGCACACGTTTTGGTTGCGGGCAGTTCGGTCTTTCGGGCCGAAAACCCAGCCGACGCAATCATCCGACTCAAACAAGTTGGTCAGCGTGCTGAAGCTTAA